The Bradyrhizobium guangxiense genomic sequence CTGCCGCGCGCATCATTCCGCTGCCGCGATATGCCCGAGCTCCACCACCTGGCGCTCGAACAGGCCGCGATAGATCCCCCCCGGCTTGCCCGCGAGCAGAGCATGCGTGCCCTGCTCGACGATCTCGCCGCGGTCGAACACCAGGATCCGATCGAGGCTCTTCACCGTCGACAGCCGGTGCGCGATCACGATCGAGGTGCGGCCCTTCATCAGCCGCTCCATCGCCTGCTGGATCATTGCCTCCGATTCCGAATCCAGGCTCGAGGTCGCCTCGTCCAAGATCAGCACCGGCGCATCAGCCAGGAACGCGCGCGCCAGCGCCACGCGCTGCCGCTCGCCGCCCGACAGTTTCACGCCGCGCTCGCCGACGAGGGTGCCATACCCCTTCGGCAGGCGCAGGATGAAGTCGTGCGCATTCGCCAGCCGCGCCGCCTGCTCGATCGCTTCCAAGCTGGCACCGGGCCGGCCATAGGCGATGTTCTCCGCGAGCGTGCGGTGGAACAGGATCGGCTCCTGCTGCACGATCGCGATCTGGCTGCGCAGCGATTGCTGCGTGGCGTGCGCGATGTCCTGGCCGTCGATCAGCACGCGACCGCCGCTGACGTCGTAGAGCCGCTGCACCAGCTTGACGAAGGTGGTCTTGCCGGAGCCGGAACGGCCGACGAGGCCGACGCGTTCGCCGGCGCGGATCCTGACCGACAAGCCGTCGTACAGCGGCGCGCGATGGCCGCCATAGTGGAACGTGACGTCGTCGAACACGATCTCGCCGCCCTCGATCGCGATCGGCCGCGCATCGGCTGCATCCGCAATCCCGATCGGCTCCTCATGGATCGCCACCAGCTCCTCCATGTCGTTGACCGAGCGCTGGAGGTTGTTGATGTGCATGCCCACGTCGCGCAAATAGGCGTGGATGACGTAGTAGCTCGTCAGCACATAGGTGACGTCGCCGGGCGAGGCATGCCCGTACATCCACAGCAGCACCGAGCCGCCGATCACCGACCCCCGCAGGCATAGCAGCAGCGAGAGCTGCGCCATGGCGGTGTAGTTGTAGCGGAACCAGGTTCGTCGCACCCGCACGCGCCAACGGCTGATGACACGGGCGAGCCGCGCATCTTCACGCCCTTCGGCGCCAAACGACTTCACAACGGCGTTGCAGGTCAACGCGTCCGCCAGCGTGCCGCCGACCTTGGTGTCCCAGGCATTGGAGACGCGCGCGGCCGGCGCGATGTAGCGGGTCGAGAACAGCACCGTCATCGTGACATAGGCCAGCGCGCCGAGCGCGATCACCGCGCCGAGCGAGGCCCAGTGCACACCAAGCAGGATCATCGAGCCGATCAGCACGACCAGCGACGGCAGCAGCGCCAGCAGGATGGTGTCATTCAGCAGGTCGACCGCCCACATGCCGCGCGTGATCTTGCGCACGGTCGAGCCCGCGAAGGAATTGGCGTGCCAGTCGGTCGAGAAGCGCTGCACGCGCAGGAAGGCATCCTGCGCCAGGTCGGACATGATTTTCAGCGTGAACGGCACGATGGCCTGGAGCCCTGCCAGCCGCAGCACCATCGAGGCCGCACCCAGCGCCACGATGGCGCCGAATGCGACCAGGGCGGCGTGGCGCGCATCAGGATCTGACGGCCCGCGCGTCAGCGCGTCGATCAGATGCCCCGAGAACACCGGCATGAACAGGTCGGCGGCCGTCGCGCCCAACAGGCCGCCGACCACGACGAGGCTGCGGCCCGGCTGCTTGAGCCAGTGCCGGAACACGAAGGGCAACACCACGCGGATAGCCGCGGGCTTCTTTGACAGAGCGGTCATGGCATCATCCGGCCGCATCGCGCGGGCCGGCTCCATCGCTGGACGCAAGCTGGCCGCGAGGGCCGAGAGGCGTCACGTAAGACTGATTTTGACTTGGGAAGCGGAGCGATCGGGACGTGGCGCCCAATCGAAACTGGCGGAAGAGGCCTCTAACAGGCCGCGTACATACCGAACCAGGAGATCATCGAGCGCGGGCGTACGATCTGCGAAAGCAACGAAGTCATGCAAATCTCCCCGGTTCGATTGAATGAGGTGCGCTTTATAGATGTGTCGCAGGCTATTTGCAACGGGGCCCTCGCGAGTTCACGGACGAGTGTTGCAATTTGGTGCGGGGTCGCCTCACACTCGCTGTCATTCCCCGCGAAGCCGGGAAATCCAGTACGCCGCGGCCTCTCGGTCCTAACGCCGGGCCCCGATGATACTCGGCCGGCGAAGCTTCAGCGAAGGCGGCAAGCCGGGCGACGACACCCCCTAGATAGCTGCCGTCAATGCGCGTCGCCGCCGGCGGTCGGCGAGACCGGCTTGTTCAGCAGCGTCACGAGCAGGCTGAGGCCGAGATAGAACAGCGTGAGGATGAAGAAGGCATCGCCGAAGCTCATCACCACGGCCTGGCGGTGCACGAGCTGGGACAGCTGCTTCATCGCCATCAGCGTGGAATCGCCGAGCCCCTGGAATTTCTGCATGAACATGGTCAGGGTTTCGGTCGCGGTCGCGTTGCCCCAGGTCACGCGCTCTTGCAGGCGGGTAATGTGCAAATCGGTGCGGTCGTTGAGCACGGTGTTGATGACGGCCAGGCCGACCGCGCCGCCGAGGTTGCGCATCAGGTTGAACAGGCCGCTGGCGTTCTTCACCCTGTCGGGCGCCAGCGTGCCGAGCGCGATGTTGTTGGTGGGCACCATCGCGAACATCATGCCGATGCCGCGCAGGATCTGCGGCACCAGCAGCTCGTAGAAATCGTAGTCGCGCGTGATCCACGTCATCTGGTAGGAGCCGATCGCGAACACGACGAGGCCGAAGGCGATCATGTAGCGCATGTCGAACTTCACCATGAGCCGGCCGACCAGCGGCGCGATCAGGAACATGGTGATGCCGGAGACGAACATGGTCTCGCCGATCATCAGCGCGCTGTAGCCGCGCACTTCGGCGAGGTAGCGCGGATAGATGTAGGTCAGGCCGTAGAGGCCAATGCCGATGCAGAACTGCAGCAGGCAGCCGATCGCGAAATTGCGGTTGGAGAAGGTGCGCAAATTGACGATCGGCTCGGCCGCCGTGAACACGCGCCAGAAGAAGGCGATCGCCGAGATGGCGCAGATCCACGCGCAGATCGCGACCGAGGTATCCTGCAGCCATTCATATTGCGGGCCCTCCTCCAGCACATATTCGAGCGTGCCGAGGAAGCCGGCCATGAAGAGGAGGCCCCACCAGTCGAAGCGGTCGAGCAGCTCGAAATGCGGCTCGTCGAAATCGACCAGCGCCAGCACGCCGATTGTGATGCCGATGCCGGGCACGACGTTGATGAAGAACAGCCAGTTCCAGGACATCAGGTCGGTGATGTAGCCGCCGACCGTCGGGCCGATCGTGGGAGCCAAGGTCGCGACCAGGCCGATGATGGGGCCGACGATGTGGAATTTCGTGCGCGGGAAGACGGTATAGGCGGAAGCGAACACCGTCGGGATCATGCCGGCGCCGAGGAATCCCTGCAGCGCGCGCCAGAGGATCATCTCCTCGATGGTGGTGGCAAAGCCGCAGAGCAGGCTCGAGGCGGTGAAGCCGGCCGCCGAGATCGCGAACAACAGCCGCGTGCCGAAGGCGCGCGACAGGAACCCCGACAGCGGAATGGCGATGACCTCGGCGATCAGATAGGCGGTCTGGACCCAGGAGACCTCGCTGGAGCTTGCCGACAGCCCGGCCTGGATCTCGCTCAAGGACGCCGAGACGATCTGGATGTCCAGGATCGACATGAACATCCCGAACACCATGATGATGAACGCAAACAGCCGCTTCGGCGCGATGCGCTCCGAAGCCGGCGCCGCCATCATGGCAGGGGAAGCGGTGGTGGCGGTGGCCATGGTCTGACCTCGCAGCGCTCGGTTTGCGGTTACTGCGGGTGGATCGCGGTGGGATCGTCGAGATCGACCTCGCTGTCGGCGTCGGCGGCACCCTTGTTGGTGTCGACGGTTGCATAGACCGACATGCCGGCCCGGAGCAGGTTCTGCTTCGCCACCGATTTCGGCACGCGGATCCGCACCGGCACGCGCTGCACGATCTTGGTGAAGTTGCCGGTGGCATTGTCCGGCGGCAGCAGCGTGAACACCGAGCCCGCGCCCGCCGCGATGCTGTCGACGACGCCGGAGAACTTGCGCATGCCATAGGCATCGACCTTGATCGTCACCGGCTGGCCGGGACGGATGCGCTTGAGCTGCGTTTCCTTGAAATTGGCGTCGATATAGACGTCGTCCAGCGGCACGATGTTGCCGAGGCGCTGGCCGACCGCGACGAAGTCGCCGGCGTTGACCAGGCGGTTGGAGAACGTGCCGTTGACAGGCGCGCGCACCGCGGTGAAGCCGAGGTCGCGTTCGGCCTTGGCGAGCGTGGTCTTGAGCTCGGCGAGCTGGGCCTGCGCTTCGGCCTGCTGGGCCTTGGCGACGTCGACATTGCTGACGGCGACATCGTAGGCGGCCTGCGCGGCCTTGACCGCGGCGGCGCCCTGATCGCGTCCCGCTTCCGAGCTCTCGAACACGGCGCGCGAGGCGAACCCTTTGGTGCTCAGGGCCTGTTGCCGCTCGTAATCGAGATCGGCGCGCTTCAGGCCCGCCTCGGCGGAGACGAGCTGTGCCTTCGCCTGTGCGACCTGGCTGTCGAGTGCCGCGACCTGGCGGCCGATGCGGTCGATGGTGGCCTGCTGGGTCGCGATTCTGGTTGCGGCGGCATCGACGGCGATCTTGTAATCGCCCTCGTCGATGCGGAAGACGACGTCGCCGGCGCGCACCGTGGTGTTGTCGCCGGCGAGAACCGAGGAGATGTGGCCGGAAACGCGCGCACCCAGCATGGTGCTATTGGCGCGCACATAGGCGTCATCGGTGGAGATGTAGAAACGGCCGACCAGCGTGTAGTAGCCGGCATAGCTCGCGGCGGCGAGCGCCAGCACGAGACCGACGCCCATCAGGACGAATTTGCGCTTGCCGGATTTGGGTGCACCGGCGGCGGGCGCCTCGGGCGCGGCCGGCTTGTCGGCCACGGGCTTCTCGCCGATGTGACGCTTGGTTTCCGCGGCCACATGAGCACGCAACTGCTCGCTAGGGGGGGCGGATGCCTCGGACGCATCATCGCCGCTCACCTGCTCCTCCACCGCTTCCTGGCGAAGGACGCGCGCAGCCTGGTCTCTCGATACGGCCATCACGGCCTCCCCAAAATAAGTGCGGTCAGGGACGGCCGTCCTGCGGGACGGCTCCCCTCACTGATCCTAAATACCATTGACCGAACGGTTCGGTCAATATACATAATATTCCTAGCCGGATCCTACTGGCCCGAATCCTTTATTTGCGTTTCAAGGTTGGCACCTCGTCCAGAAACCTTCCGAGACCCTGAACCAATGGTTGTAGCTGCCGGCGAACATCTGCACGTCGTCCAGGAGGAGGACAGCTCCAAGCGCCGCCAGATCCTCGACGGCGCCCGCAAGGTCTTTATGGATCTCGGGTTCGACGGCGCCAGCATGGGCGAGATCGCGCGTGCGGCGCAGGTCTCCAAAGGCACGCTTTATGTCTACTTCGCCGACAAATGCGCGCTGTTCGAAGCCATCCTCGAGCAGGAGGCGCTCCAGCACGGCCAGGTCGTGTTCAATTTCGATCCCGCGCGGGATGCCGAGACCACGCTGAAGGAGTTCGGCCTCGCCTACCTTCACCTGGTCTGCCGGCCCGGCGGCGGATCGGCGATCCGCACCGTGATGGCGATCGCTGAACGCATGCCGGATGTCGGCCGCCGCTACTATGCGCGCGTGCTCGACAAAAGCATCAACCGCCTCTCCTCCTATCTCCAGGCCCGCGTTGGTTCCGGCGATCTCGCCATCGACGATTGCGACCTTGCCGCCTCGCAGTTCATGGAATTGTGCAAGGCATCGCTCTTCCTGCCCTTTGTCTTCCAGGCCGCGCCGGCGCCGTCGGAAGAGCGCATGACAGAGGTGGTCGACAGCGCAACGCGGATGTTCCTGGCGGCGTATCGGGCGAAATAGCCGCGCGTTGCGCGGTCGGGCCGGGCGGCACTATATTGCGGCCATGCCCCGTGATCTTCGCCCGCCTGTCGATGTCCTTCATTACGAGATCGTCCAGGAACAGGCCTCCGCGCTTGGACGAATGGGCCGCACGCTCGAACAGAGCCTTGCACGATTGCGCGAGTTCGACGCCGCCCATGCGGAAGTCCCGGCATCGAAGCAGCCGGCCAGGCGCAAGCTCGTGCTGGAAGCCGGCCAGGCACTCTGGATGTTCGTGGTGCAACGCGAGGCGTCGGGCTTGCGCGACAGCCGCCATATCATGCGCACCTACAACGTCCCCGGCGAGGTACAGCGATGCATGGGGCTGGTCCCCGTCCCGTCGAAGCCGGCCGCGTAGATCGTAGCCGGCATGAGGCAGTGCTAATCGTCGGCGTATTCGTCTTCCTCGCGCTTGCGCGCCATGCTCTTGCGTGACCCCAGCGAGCCGGTCACGGACGGATCGCGCGCATTGGCATAGGGGCTGCGCGACTGTGCACGCGCGGCGACCTCTTCGCCGGAGGCGGCGGCGGGCTGGCAGATCAGGCGGCGGCTGGCGCGGCGCATCAGATCGACGTGGATGTGATCGTAGTGATAGACGTTCGACCCCGGCGCGAGAACGGTCGTGAAATGCGCGCAGGCGCCCGACTGCACGTCGCGCAGGAATCCCTGCTCTTCCGGCATGCCGCGCCAGCCGTCCTTCACGGTGACGCGGCGGCCGTCGGCGAGCACGAAGGCGGAAATGTCGAGCGCATTGCCGAAGGCATGTTCGGAGATGTGTGAATGCGGATTGCCGTTCATGCCGCGGCACGAATAGGCGGAGATCTGCTTGATCTCGGCGACGCGGACGCCGAACCAGCGCATCGCCGAAGGCTGCACGGTGTCGGCGAGCCAGCGGTCGAGCTCGGACACGATCGGACAGGCCAGCGTTGCGGTCGGCTTGATCGCGACCGGGCCGACGGCCGTGACGGGGTTGCCCTGCGCTGGTCCAAGGCGCGGCAGCGGCTGCTGCTGCGCAGGCGCCTGCGAGTACGGCGCCGGCCGCGCAGGATAGCTCGGCGCATTCATGTAGCGCGCCGCGCCGGCGGCGTCGGTGCCGTCGGGCGGCAGGTCGATCTCGTCCTCCTGCGTCGCCACGCCGGGCGCGTTCAGCGACATCGGCCCGGACGAGGCGCCATAGCCGGCGGGCTGGCGCGCCGGGCTTTCGGGATAGTTCGAGCGTTGCGGATAGGACGAGGCCGGATAATTCTGGGTCTGCGGGTCATTCGATCGCGGCTGCGTCACAGGCCAGCGCGGCTGGGCGCCGATGCTGCCCGGCGGGCGCAGCTCCTCGTCGGCAAAGCCATAGGTGCCGGAGGCCTCGCCGATCGCCGCGACTTTGAGTGGAAATTCGGCGCCGCACTGGCCAGGGCCGGAAATCGGGTCGATGCGGACGATGTCCGCAGTCTCCTTGACCGCACCGGATTTCAGGCATGCAGCTTCGGCCTCGGCCCGCCATGGCTCACGTTCGGCCTGGAAGAAGCCGCGTCCGCAACCCGCTAGCGAAACAAGGACGATGGAGCCGACGAGATACAAACGAACTCCGCGCGTCATGCGCGCAGGTTCGGTGAATTTGCTTAAAGACTCTTCAACACGTTGATTTCATCGATCTTTAACCATGCCGGCTGCGCTGCCGAAAAACCCGGCAGGAGCGAGCGACAGCAAGGCTGACTTTTTCGCGACGAGACTCTCTGTTAACCATGATGCCTGCGCGAAACGAACGCGCATGGAGGGACCTCATGACGTTCGCCGGGAGACTGAGTGTTGTCACCGCGTACCTCGCCATGGCCTTCGTCGGCGCTATCGTGCTCGGCATGATCTAGAAGACAGCAGTCGACCACACGGCGTTTGCTTAAGCCTCCCCTGGAGGGAAGGGCTATTGCCTATGGCATTCTGCGAAAGCTGAACACGCGCCTCGTCCTTCGAGACGACCGCTTCGCGGCCTCCTCAGGATGAGGCGAAGCGGCATCAAGAGCCCTTTGAACCTGGCGCAACGCGGTCCTCATCCTGAGGGCCTGCCGACGGCGGGCGTCTCGAAGGATGGCCACAAGCGATATCACTCCCATATGCGATTGCCTTTGCCCTCCAGGGGAGCGTTAAGCGAAATGCTACGACCGCGCACCCCATTGCCCCGACGTCGTGATGAGCTGCGCGCGATGTCTCGACACGTGTCCAGTCATTGCCGGAGCACCTGAAACGGCCGAACACGCAGGCTTCGACGTGGAGCTTGCCGGGGCTCTCCAGCGTCATCAAGACCACGCGCGATCGTTGTGAGGTTCATCACAGAACGCCCGGTCCGCCCGGCCTAGGGTCGAACCACGCTTCATCCAGCGGCGACTTCAGTCCATCGGGACCACGCCATTTCGGAGGTTGTCATGAACAAGCTCACCATCGCCGCCACCGCGCTCTTCCTGGCGTCAACCGCCGCAGCGCATGCCGGCGGCAATTCGATCTCGTTCCAGATCGAGGGCCAGCACATCCGCATCGAGACGCCGCGCAACTGCGCTTCGCTCAATTGCGTGACCATCGTCGCACCGGGCCTGTCGGACAAGCCGATCAAGCTGAACAACATCAACCTCAAGGGCCTCGGCGGCTTCAAGGACGACGACGTCGATACCACGCCGGCCCCGGCCACGACCGCGCAGCCCGCGCCGGGTCCGGTGCAGCAGCAGCCCGTGCAGCAGGCGCCGGTCCAGGCGACCGCACCGGCGGCGCCCGTTGTTGCGCCCGCCGCGCCCGCGCCGACCGTTGCCGCGGCTCCGTCCGTCGACGCGACGGCACAGCCGGCGCCCGTCGCAGTTCCCGCTCCGATCGCCCCGCCCGTTGCTGTTGCTCCTGCCCCCGCCCCGGCTCCGGTGGCCGCCCCGAACTCGCCGATCGGCGTGTGGGCGACCGAAGAGAACAAGGGCAATGTCCGCGTCGAGCAGTGCGGCGCCAATCTCTGCGGTTACGCCGAGAAGACCAACGAGCGCATCCTGATCAACATGAAGCCCGACGGCGCCAAGTGGAGCGGCCGCATCCACGACCCCGACTCCGGCCGCAACTACGACTCGACCATCGCGATGAAGGGTCCGAATGCGATGCGCGTGCAGGGCTGCGCCTTCGGCGGCATGTTCTGCGGCGGCCAGATCTGGAAGCGCGTGAGCTGATAGCGAACACATCGCGGCTGACAAGCCTTCGCGTTCTTATGATGACGCCACGTCCCTGACATCCGGGACGTGGCGTTTGAACGTTCGCCCCTTCCGTGCGAGAGATGTTCATCCACCATTCAGCCTGACGCGGCTGATATCGGTGGACCTCACCTCGCGTTCTCACCGGGACTTCATTCGTGGCTTTGATGGTGGCTTGGCGCCGCTTCCTGCTTGCTGCTCCGCTGCTGGCCTTGCCGCTGGCGGGCGCGAGCGCCGCATCGGCTTCCGACACGATCGAGCTTGCGCAGGCGCAGCCACAAGCCGAGCCGACGCCGGCCCCCTCGCCGACGCCCTCGGTCTCGCTGGCACCGGCCGCAGACGCACAACCCGCCGCGGTCGAGCCGATCGGCAACGTCGCGACCGTCACGGGGATCGCGACCGTGATCCGCGACAAGAACTCCTATCCGCTGCGGGTGCGCGACGACATCTATCTCAACGACGTCGTTCAGACCTCGTCGAACTCCTCGCTCGGCATCACCTTCAACGACGCGACCACGTTCAATCTCTCCGCCAGCGCCAAGATCACCATCGACAATTACGTCTATGAGGACGGCGGCAAGCAGAACTCCGCGATCTTCGACGTCGGCAAGGGCACCGTCGCCTTCGTTGCGGCCGCGGTGGCAAAGACCGGCAACATGAAGATCACGACGCCGACTGCGACGCTCGGCATCCGCGGCACCACCGGCGTCGTCGACGTGCCTGAAGGCGCGGCAGCGAACAGCGCGCGCAACGTCAACATCAAGCTCTATCCCGACGCCGACGGCCGCGTCGGTCACATCGACGTCGATGACCGCACCAGCGGCACGCGGCTCGGCGCGCTGACGCAAGCATCGAGCGGCTTTGCGATCCGGCCAGGCACAGCCGCCGCCGGCATCATGCGCTTCGCCGCGGTACCGATCACGATTCCCGCGCAGCAGATCGCGCGCGACCGCGGCTTCGTCAACCAGGTCCATCTGGCACAGACCGCCGGCCGGCAGATCGTCACCGAGCAGCGCGACTCCCGCCGCGCCAATCCGGCCGCGAGCCCGCGCATCCCGCGGCCGTTCCAGCCGCAGCAGCAGCAATTGCGTCCAAACGCGGCGCCGGGCCAGCAGCCGCAGCGTCCGAACGGTCAGCCCGGCCAGGACACTCGCCCGGGTCAACAGCAGCCGAGCGCGCCGGGCCGGCAAGGCGCCCAGCCGCCGCAGCGGCAGGGCCAAGGTCAGGGACAAGGACAAGGCGCCGTGCAGCCGGGTGGCCAGCGCGGGGGTCAGGGTCAACAGCCGCAAAATCAGCGGCAGCAGGGCCAGCAGCCTGGCCAGCCGCACGGTGCGGGGCGTCCAGCGCGGCCCGGACAAAGCCCCCTCCCAAACAGCGCGCCACAAACCCAACCGCAGCGCGGCGGACAGATTCAGCCTGGCGGTGTGGTGCCACCGCAGCCCGGCCCGCAGCCGCAACTGCCGCGCACAGGCATGCAGCCCGGCCAGCCGCCTGCGGTACAACAGCCGGGCATGCAACGCCCGGGCGGCTTCCAGCAGCGCCTGCCGGGCGCACCTCGCCCCGCAGCGCCGCGAAAGCCGCCGCCCGCTTCGAAGGAGAAGAAAGAGCGGCGGTGACGTTGCGTCAGCGCGCTCGGTGCGCTCCCTCGCCCCGTTCTTGCGGGGAGAGGGTTGGGGTGAGAGGGGCTGCTTCCCGCGAGCTCGATCTCGATTGTCGGCGGAGCATCCAGCTCGACAATCGTTGCGCGAATCCGATGGACGTCACTTTTCGGCAATGACGTGCCCAGCCCCTCACCCGGATCGCTTGCGCGATCCGAGTTCTCCCCGCGGCAGGGCGGAGAGGTGAGAAGCGAGAACTCACGCCTCGCCGCGCAGCCAGGCCTTCACCTTCTGCAGCAGGCCGTGACGCAACTCGTCGACGGACGCGGCTTCCGCCGGTGTCAGCGTCTGCAAGGCGGCATCGATATCGTCGTTTGCCAATGCCGGCTCCGGCACAGGCGTTGGCGCAGCCGCAGGCACCAGCCCTGCTGAAGCAAGCGCGATCGGGCCGACCTGGTTGAGGAAAGCGCGCTCGTACTCGCGCGAGAGGCGGCTGAGCGCATCGTCCAGCGTCAGCCAGTCCACCGCCTTGATGTCGTTCATCAGCTTGCGGACCGGCCCGCCGTCGGCCTCCATCCGCCAGAAATGCACGACCTTGGACCGCCCGCCGGACTGATAGACGAGCGTGCCCAAAAATTCGTGCACGGCGACGTCGTGGCCGGTCTCCTCCAGCACCTCGCGGTGCGCCGCCTCCTTCGGCGTCTCGCCGTCGTCGAGCTTGCCCTTGGGCAAGACCCATTCATTGCGCTTGCGCTGGCGCACGACCGCGATCAGCGGCTCAGATCCTCGCCGCAACACAATCCCCCCCGCCGCCATGACCGGCGCCCGCGCCATCGCCACATCCGTGTCGTCAAATCGTCCCCGCCGAACATATAGGCGGCGGGAACGGCGGATTGAAGGCTACTTTCTCCTGAGCAGCGCTTCGCCTGCGCGAATGCGCGTGCCCTCGGCGATGCCGTCGCAGAAGGTGAAATCGCCGGGCGCGAGGATGATGATGGTCGAGCCGTGCTCGAACCAGCCGAGCTCCTCGCCCTTGCCCACCTTGACATCGCAGGGGAAATTCACGGGGCCGCGAGTCTGCGCGTTCAGCACCATGTCGAGGAAGTGCAGGCGGATGCTGGCAACCAGGATCGCGGCGACCGGCACCAATGTCACGGCCTCGCCGGTCGACAAATGCGTGCGGATCACCGCGCGCTCGTTCTTGCAAAACAACCGCTCGACCCGCTTCAAGGCGATCGGGTTGACGTTCCAGACGTCGCCATGGATCAGCGTCACGCGCTCGATATGCGCATCGTATGGCGCATGGAAGCGGTGATACATGCTCGAGGTCAGCCGCAGCGTGACGAAAGAGCCGTTGCGGTGCTGCTCGACCAGCGCGGAATCGCCGACGAGATCGAGCAGCGAATACGGCGCGCCCTTGACCTGAAACAGCTCCGTGTCGGCGATCCGTCCATGCGCACCGACGATGCCGTCCGACGGGCTGGCGACGATGGAGGGGTCCGGATCGAACGGCCGCAGGCCCGGCTTCAGCTCTCGGGTGAAGCAGTCGTGCAGGCTCTTGAAATGGGTCTTCTTCGCCTCCGACAGGTCGAGGTCGGAGAACAGCTTCCACAGCGCGATCGAGACGTCTCGCACCAGGGGATTCTCGATCTTGGAGAACCAGCCCATGAAGCGGGTCAGCGCGGCGCGGGGGATGCGGTTGGTCAACAGGAAGTTGAGATCTTCCTGCTGGGTGAAAGAGGCGATGAGGGCTTTGACTGTCATGAATCTGTCAGCTCACAGTATTAGCGCTTGTTGTCATGGAAACGACACTCCCGATTCTCTCGATGTCCGTGGCCGCCGCAGCGTCCGCTGCCGCCGTCCTCCCGAAGCTCAAGGCACGGGTCGAACTGTCCCGCGCCAAGCACCGTTCGCTCGCCGGGCACTCCAAGATGTCGCGGCGGGGGGCGAGGCTGCTGCCGTTCTACGAGTTCGAAGGCGACAAATATTTCGGCTGCGACGGCGCGCCGGCGAACGTCGTGAAGCAGCGCAAGGACGCCTTCTTCCGTCTCGCCAGGCTTTACGCCGAGCGCTACCCCAAGGGCCGCGCGATGACGAAGGAAGCGGCCGAGAAGATCTCCGATCTGAACTTCACCGAAAGCTACCGCGTGCCATTCCAGTTCTCGCGTCTCGTCCGCGAGCATCTGGGCACCTCGACCTTCATGGAATCCTCGCGCGGCGTCACCGTCACGGACGTCGACGGCAACACCTCCTACGATCTCACCGGGTCCTACGGCGTCAACATCTTCGGCAACGACTTCTACAAGGAGTGCATCGAGGGCGCCGAGAAGCGCGCACAGGCGCTCGGCCCAGTGCTCGGCCCCTACCATCCCGTGATCCTCGAGAACGTGAGCCGGCTCTGCCAGATCTCCGGCCTCGACGAGGTCTCCTTCCACATGTCCGGCACGGAAGCCGTCATGCAGGCCGTGCGGCTCCCGCGCTACCACACCAAGCGCGCGCATCTGGTTCGTTTCGCCGGCGCCTATCACGGCTGGTGGGGCGACGTGCAGCCCGGCGTCGGCAATCCCATTCCCGCGCACGAGACCTACACGCTCGCCGAGATGTCGGAGAAGACGCTGCATGTGCTGAAGACGCGCAAGGACATCGCCTGCGTGCTGGTCAATCCGCTGCAGGGCCTGCATCCCAACGCCAACGCGCCCGGCGATTCCTCGCTGGTCGATTCCTCTCGCGGCGGCAACTTCGATCGCCCGGCCTACACCCAATGGCTCAAGAAGCTG encodes the following:
- the asd gene encoding archaetidylserine decarboxylase (Phosphatidylserine decarboxylase is synthesized as a single chain precursor. Generation of the pyruvoyl active site from a Ser is coupled to cleavage of a Gly-Ser bond between the larger (beta) and smaller (alpha chains). It is an integral membrane protein.), producing the protein MTVKALIASFTQQEDLNFLLTNRIPRAALTRFMGWFSKIENPLVRDVSIALWKLFSDLDLSEAKKTHFKSLHDCFTRELKPGLRPFDPDPSIVASPSDGIVGAHGRIADTELFQVKGAPYSLLDLVGDSALVEQHRNGSFVTLRLTSSMYHRFHAPYDAHIERVTLIHGDVWNVNPIALKRVERLFCKNERAVIRTHLSTGEAVTLVPVAAILVASIRLHFLDMVLNAQTRGPVNFPCDVKVGKGEELGWFEHGSTIIILAPGDFTFCDGIAEGTRIRAGEALLRRK
- a CDS encoding NUDIX hydrolase, which encodes MARAPVMAAGGIVLRRGSEPLIAVVRQRKRNEWVLPKGKLDDGETPKEAAHREVLEETGHDVAVHEFLGTLVYQSGGRSKVVHFWRMEADGGPVRKLMNDIKAVDWLTLDDALSRLSREYERAFLNQVGPIALASAGLVPAAAPTPVPEPALANDDIDAALQTLTPAEAASVDELRHGLLQKVKAWLRGEA
- a CDS encoding FecR domain-containing protein, which translates into the protein MVAWRRFLLAAPLLALPLAGASAASASDTIELAQAQPQAEPTPAPSPTPSVSLAPAADAQPAAVEPIGNVATVTGIATVIRDKNSYPLRVRDDIYLNDVVQTSSNSSLGITFNDATTFNLSASAKITIDNYVYEDGGKQNSAIFDVGKGTVAFVAAAVAKTGNMKITTPTATLGIRGTTGVVDVPEGAAANSARNVNIKLYPDADGRVGHIDVDDRTSGTRLGALTQASSGFAIRPGTAAAGIMRFAAVPITIPAQQIARDRGFVNQVHLAQTAGRQIVTEQRDSRRANPAASPRIPRPFQPQQQQLRPNAAPGQQPQRPNGQPGQDTRPGQQQPSAPGRQGAQPPQRQGQGQGQGQGAVQPGGQRGGQGQQPQNQRQQGQQPGQPHGAGRPARPGQSPLPNSAPQTQPQRGGQIQPGGVVPPQPGPQPQLPRTGMQPGQPPAVQQPGMQRPGGFQQRLPGAPRPAAPRKPPPASKEKKERR
- a CDS encoding extensin family protein; the encoded protein is MTRGVRLYLVGSIVLVSLAGCGRGFFQAEREPWRAEAEAACLKSGAVKETADIVRIDPISGPGQCGAEFPLKVAAIGEASGTYGFADEELRPPGSIGAQPRWPVTQPRSNDPQTQNYPASSYPQRSNYPESPARQPAGYGASSGPMSLNAPGVATQEDEIDLPPDGTDAAGAARYMNAPSYPARPAPYSQAPAQQQPLPRLGPAQGNPVTAVGPVAIKPTATLACPIVSELDRWLADTVQPSAMRWFGVRVAEIKQISAYSCRGMNGNPHSHISEHAFGNALDISAFVLADGRRVTVKDGWRGMPEEQGFLRDVQSGACAHFTTVLAPGSNVYHYDHIHVDLMRRASRRLICQPAAASGEEVAARAQSRSPYANARDPSVTGSLGSRKSMARKREEDEYADD
- a CDS encoding DUF2147 domain-containing protein, whose protein sequence is MNKLTIAATALFLASTAAAHAGGNSISFQIEGQHIRIETPRNCASLNCVTIVAPGLSDKPIKLNNINLKGLGGFKDDDVDTTPAPATTAQPAPGPVQQQPVQQAPVQATAPAAPVVAPAAPAPTVAAAPSVDATAQPAPVAVPAPIAPPVAVAPAPAPAPVAAPNSPIGVWATEENKGNVRVEQCGANLCGYAEKTNERILINMKPDGAKWSGRIHDPDSGRNYDSTIAMKGPNAMRVQGCAFGGMFCGGQIWKRVS